A region of Rhizorhabdus wittichii RW1 DNA encodes the following proteins:
- a CDS encoding type I secretion outer membrane protein, TolC family (TIGRFAM: type I secretion outer membrane protein, TolC family~PFAM: outer membrane efflux protein) encodes MTGMPRVEPSANWRRIRMIFEKQRTDHRPAHLRARARRLMLGSVLLACLPSLPAHAETLMDAVESAYATNPTLVEQRYRQKSTNETYVQTRGQYGPTVSITGQASYSYEKLRQRSLDSNQGELSVSVRQPVYSGGRLRGALAEAHANVRGSQEQLRRVEGEVVRLVIQAYGAVLRDQQRLEVSRENVAALREQLAERKARRKVRDATITDVAQSDARLAAGESQLATAEAQLAITRGDYLRIVGHEPGELQPMPELPGLPETIDEAFAVADQENANLTAARFSEEASRANIAEQRGNKRPQATISASAGKLGPLSPYDRHNLQTDVTAQITITQPIFQAGTISSRIRQAQDQNNAAQAALDGERRQALQDVVLAWSQLSAARVAVVAGRRQVEAAQITFAGMQREEQYGLRSTTDVLNAEQELASAQLTLLSSRYSEYVARASLLLAMGRLDARTVNSAIPARDLDAEFKRVRWRGISPTEPAAMLLDRIGSASPHARPKVELRGANQPKPTGATTMPPPPPKDSVEEPLTPISKSRVVTAAEIPSIVGDYGDPPPLPDDPR; translated from the coding sequence ATGACAGGCATGCCGAGGGTGGAGCCGTCCGCGAACTGGCGGCGAATTCGGATGATCTTCGAGAAGCAGCGTACCGATCATCGACCGGCACATCTTCGTGCCCGCGCCCGGCGGCTGATGCTGGGTTCGGTCCTGCTAGCCTGCCTTCCGTCGCTCCCCGCCCATGCCGAAACGCTGATGGACGCGGTCGAGTCGGCCTATGCGACCAACCCGACGCTGGTCGAACAGCGCTATCGCCAGAAGAGCACCAACGAGACCTACGTCCAGACGCGCGGCCAATATGGACCGACCGTCTCGATCACCGGCCAGGCGAGCTACAGCTACGAGAAGCTCCGCCAGCGGTCACTCGACAGCAACCAGGGCGAACTGAGCGTCAGCGTGCGCCAGCCGGTCTATAGCGGCGGCCGCCTGCGCGGCGCGCTCGCCGAAGCCCACGCCAACGTCCGCGGCAGCCAGGAACAGCTCCGCCGCGTCGAGGGCGAGGTCGTCCGCCTCGTCATCCAGGCCTACGGCGCGGTGCTGCGCGACCAGCAGCGGCTGGAGGTATCGCGCGAGAATGTCGCGGCCCTGCGCGAACAGCTTGCCGAGCGCAAGGCGCGACGCAAGGTGCGCGATGCGACGATCACCGACGTCGCCCAGTCGGACGCCCGACTCGCGGCGGGCGAAAGCCAGCTCGCCACGGCCGAGGCCCAGCTCGCGATCACCCGCGGCGATTATCTGCGGATCGTCGGCCATGAACCGGGCGAGCTGCAGCCGATGCCCGAGCTGCCGGGCCTGCCCGAGACGATCGACGAGGCTTTCGCCGTCGCCGACCAGGAGAACGCCAACCTCACCGCCGCGCGCTTCTCCGAGGAGGCGAGCCGCGCCAATATCGCCGAGCAACGCGGCAACAAGCGCCCACAGGCGACGATCAGCGCGAGCGCCGGCAAGCTCGGTCCGCTGTCGCCCTATGACCGGCACAATCTGCAGACCGACGTCACCGCGCAGATCACGATCACCCAGCCGATCTTCCAGGCCGGCACGATCAGCTCGCGCATCCGCCAGGCGCAGGACCAGAACAATGCCGCGCAGGCCGCGCTCGACGGCGAACGGCGGCAGGCGCTCCAGGACGTCGTCCTGGCCTGGAGTCAGCTCTCCGCCGCGCGCGTCGCGGTGGTGGCCGGCCGCCGCCAGGTCGAAGCCGCCCAGATCACCTTCGCCGGCATGCAGCGCGAGGAGCAATATGGGCTGCGCAGCACGACCGACGTGCTCAACGCCGAGCAGGAGCTGGCATCGGCGCAGCTGACGCTGCTGTCGAGCCGCTACAGCGAATATGTCGCGCGCGCCTCGCTGCTGCTGGCGATGGGCCGGCTCGACGCGCGCACGGTCAATTCGGCGATCCCGGCACGCGACCTCGATGCCGAGTTCAAGCGCGTCCGCTGGCGCGGCATCTCGCCGACCGAACCGGCGGCGATGCTGCTCGACCGGATCGGTTCGGCCAGCCCGCATGCGCGGCCCAAGGTCGAGCTGCGCGGCGCCAACCAGCCGAAGCCGACCGGCGCGACGACGATGCCGCCGCCGCCGCCCAAGGATTCGGTGGAAGAGCCGCTCACCCCGATCAGCAAGAGCCGGGTCGTGACCGCCGCCGAGATTCCGTCGATCGTCGGCGACTATGGCGACCCGCCGCCGCTCCCCGACGATCCTCGATGA
- a CDS encoding glycosyl transferase, group 1 (PFAM: glycosyl transferase, group 1; TPR repeat-containing protein; Tetratricopeptide TPR_2 repeat protein~SMART: Tetratricopeptide domain protein), which translates to MTGGFLRRRAARRAFVQAGVERDGGRWAGAAVHYRRYLRYRPDDFAIWVQLGHMLGESGDPAGADQAYRTAHALNPDDADLALCRGHLARRGGDVEAAIVFYRRSFEIDGNERAVNMLAELDAETGGESETEQAPVHGGRLDGWFERSVSGVLSEDGVDDPWVVFRAGDRLVGQARPGRNDDGALEFRATLDVELGENGEGVEVIARRMPDGAMLEPGPFFLFPPSRHPADHAAAWSVPAEIVKPYDLPAGREVALFVTHSRSGKIKPNVLPYVRALRQAGLAVFLVATVDRPVDLPAELLDSVDAAMVRRNAGYDFAAWAHALKLHPRLYGAATLYLVNDSVVPAADDARIAAIVDRVRRSGADLIGLTESHEWRWHVQSYFLAIKPGLLASRSFHGFMDDVRLLTRKDHVIRAYEVRLAEIAEEAGRSVEILFPSATAINPTLFGWRGLLGQGMPFVKVLLLRGTFDAIDTDGWRDVLAGAGFDVALAEATVAAGAEEGPVDDGGRLLARRMPAGLRADRPLKVAFFGPWNYDNGLGHASRGIIAAIRRTGVLLNLHPVKRPFHIHKPLVPPTDILDFEGPADVAIVHLNPDSWHLLTDDQRETIARAKRRIGYWVWEMGHIPPAWRRNFGAVDRIWAPSRYCAELFAAQGGVPVDVVPHAVPVGEPATVDRAGALARLGLPADRRVILYVFDGSSYLVRKNPAALVRAFSASGLAARGWSLLLKTKHLQDRPEEGEAFRALAEGTEGVVLVDRAMAAEELAELTALADLYASPHCSEGFGLTIAEAMAAGKPVVATDFGGSRDFLDASVGWPVKAHPWRLEQDFGHYTEGGDWARIDEPALAATLACAADAIEAGGDGKGKAARDRIAAQLSYDAVAERVAASLAALREMPVGGGGVHVEPNLLAGMPVEQAILGPGLSLVALAPDGALDTPLPEDLPTDRAAWVILAPRGAILAPMIERDWRQAAEARPDVGIFYGDDFAAGAERGIDQLRLKPAFDLTLLAAQDYIGAPLIVRASVLADLGLRAGMGTALLDDLLLRAYHAGVSIERIARVLLLHPGPRPQADPVVRQAMLAAQPRFAHHRFRPGRAPGTLAQERRFGRDHPPVSLLIPTRRSKLPGGRTAYVERLLKALVATDWPMDRLTVIVGDDVAGEPAWAKRAWPFALRRIETPRRDDEPFNYAAKMNRLWRAAGSEQIVMMNDDLLPTEPGWLRALIGFTMDEGVGGAGGRLLYEDGRLQHAGIGPLFGAIAHVWAGRETVAGSYQDWALVQREWSAVTGALFATRRSLMEEVGGFDEQFTLEYNDIDLCLRLRALGYRIVCTPEAEMVHAERASRGDMPAGGDQYAAFHQRWKHWLDDDPSWHPGLSRDSFELMPIDDPRAWYR; encoded by the coding sequence ATGACGGGGGGATTTCTACGGAGGCGCGCGGCCCGGCGCGCATTTGTGCAAGCTGGCGTCGAGCGTGACGGCGGGCGATGGGCGGGTGCCGCCGTCCATTATCGCCGCTATCTCCGCTACCGTCCCGACGATTTCGCGATCTGGGTGCAGCTTGGCCACATGTTGGGCGAGAGCGGCGATCCGGCGGGGGCCGACCAGGCCTATCGAACCGCGCATGCGCTGAACCCGGACGATGCCGACCTCGCCCTGTGCCGCGGGCACCTCGCCCGGCGCGGCGGCGATGTCGAGGCGGCGATCGTCTTCTACCGCCGCAGCTTCGAGATCGACGGCAATGAGCGCGCGGTGAACATGCTGGCGGAGCTCGATGCCGAGACCGGCGGCGAGTCGGAGACCGAACAGGCGCCGGTCCATGGCGGGCGGCTCGACGGCTGGTTCGAGCGATCGGTCTCCGGCGTCCTGTCGGAGGACGGCGTCGACGATCCCTGGGTCGTGTTCCGCGCCGGCGACCGGCTGGTGGGACAGGCGCGGCCGGGCCGCAACGACGACGGCGCGCTCGAATTCCGCGCCACGCTCGATGTCGAGCTGGGCGAGAATGGCGAGGGGGTCGAGGTGATCGCCCGGCGCATGCCCGACGGCGCCATGCTCGAACCCGGCCCGTTCTTCCTGTTCCCGCCGTCGCGCCACCCGGCCGACCATGCGGCCGCTTGGTCGGTCCCGGCCGAGATCGTCAAGCCCTACGACCTGCCGGCTGGGCGCGAGGTCGCGCTGTTCGTGACCCATTCGCGTTCGGGCAAGATCAAGCCCAACGTCCTGCCCTATGTTCGCGCGCTCAGGCAGGCGGGGCTCGCCGTCTTCCTGGTCGCGACCGTCGACCGGCCCGTCGACCTGCCGGCCGAGCTGCTCGACAGCGTCGACGCGGCGATGGTCCGCCGCAATGCGGGCTACGACTTCGCCGCCTGGGCGCATGCGCTGAAGCTCCATCCCCGGCTGTACGGGGCCGCGACCCTCTATCTCGTCAACGACAGCGTAGTGCCGGCGGCCGACGACGCGCGGATCGCCGCGATTGTCGACCGGGTCCGCCGCAGCGGCGCCGACCTGATCGGGCTGACCGAGAGCCACGAGTGGCGCTGGCACGTCCAGAGCTATTTCCTGGCGATCAAGCCGGGCCTGCTCGCGTCGCGCTCGTTCCACGGCTTCATGGACGACGTCCGGCTGCTGACCCGCAAGGATCACGTCATCCGCGCCTATGAGGTGCGGCTGGCCGAGATCGCCGAGGAGGCCGGGCGCTCGGTCGAGATCCTCTTCCCCAGCGCGACCGCGATCAACCCGACGCTGTTCGGATGGCGCGGGCTGCTCGGGCAGGGCATGCCCTTCGTCAAGGTGCTGCTGCTGCGCGGCACCTTCGACGCGATCGACACCGACGGCTGGCGCGACGTGCTCGCCGGTGCGGGCTTCGACGTCGCGCTCGCCGAGGCGACGGTCGCGGCGGGGGCGGAGGAGGGACCGGTCGACGATGGCGGCCGGCTGCTGGCCCGTCGCATGCCGGCCGGGCTGCGCGCCGACCGGCCGCTCAAGGTCGCCTTCTTCGGGCCCTGGAACTACGACAACGGCCTCGGCCATGCCAGCCGCGGGATCATCGCGGCGATCCGGCGCACCGGCGTCCTGCTCAACCTCCATCCGGTCAAGCGGCCCTTCCATATCCACAAGCCGCTGGTCCCGCCCACCGACATCCTCGACTTCGAAGGTCCGGCCGACGTCGCGATCGTCCATCTCAATCCCGACAGCTGGCACCTGCTGACCGACGACCAGCGCGAGACGATCGCCCGGGCGAAGCGTCGCATCGGCTATTGGGTCTGGGAGATGGGCCATATCCCGCCGGCCTGGCGCCGCAACTTCGGCGCGGTCGACCGGATCTGGGCGCCGAGCCGCTATTGCGCCGAGCTGTTCGCCGCGCAGGGCGGCGTGCCGGTCGACGTGGTCCCGCACGCCGTGCCGGTGGGCGAGCCGGCGACGGTCGACCGGGCCGGTGCGCTCGCCCGGCTCGGCCTGCCCGCCGATCGCCGGGTCATCCTCTATGTGTTCGACGGGTCGAGCTATCTGGTCCGCAAGAACCCGGCCGCGCTGGTCCGCGCCTTCTCGGCCTCCGGCCTCGCCGCGCGCGGCTGGTCGCTGCTGCTCAAGACCAAGCATCTCCAGGACCGGCCCGAGGAAGGCGAGGCGTTCCGCGCCCTCGCCGAGGGGACCGAGGGCGTGGTGCTGGTTGACCGGGCGATGGCGGCGGAGGAACTGGCCGAGCTGACGGCGCTCGCCGATCTCTACGCCTCGCCGCATTGCTCCGAGGGGTTCGGCCTGACGATCGCCGAGGCGATGGCGGCGGGCAAGCCGGTGGTCGCGACCGACTTCGGCGGCAGTCGCGACTTCCTCGACGCATCGGTCGGCTGGCCGGTCAAGGCGCATCCCTGGCGGCTCGAGCAGGATTTCGGCCATTATACCGAAGGCGGCGACTGGGCGCGGATCGACGAGCCGGCGCTCGCCGCCACGCTGGCGTGCGCGGCCGACGCGATCGAGGCTGGCGGCGACGGCAAGGGCAAGGCCGCCCGCGACCGGATCGCCGCGCAACTCTCCTACGACGCGGTGGCCGAACGGGTCGCGGCCAGCCTCGCGGCGCTGCGCGAGATGCCGGTGGGCGGCGGTGGCGTCCATGTCGAGCCCAATCTCCTGGCCGGCATGCCGGTCGAGCAGGCGATCCTCGGCCCGGGGCTGAGCCTTGTCGCCCTGGCCCCCGACGGCGCGCTCGATACGCCGCTGCCCGAGGACCTGCCGACCGACCGCGCCGCGTGGGTCATCCTCGCCCCGCGCGGCGCTATCCTCGCGCCGATGATCGAGCGCGACTGGCGCCAGGCGGCCGAGGCCCGTCCCGATGTCGGCATCTTCTACGGCGACGATTTCGCGGCAGGGGCCGAGCGCGGGATCGACCAGCTCCGGCTGAAGCCGGCCTTCGACCTGACCCTGCTCGCCGCGCAGGACTATATCGGCGCGCCGCTGATCGTCCGCGCCTCGGTGCTTGCCGACCTCGGTCTGCGCGCGGGGATGGGCACGGCGCTGCTCGACGATCTGCTGCTGCGCGCGTACCATGCCGGCGTCTCGATCGAGCGGATCGCCAGGGTGCTGCTGCTCCATCCGGGGCCGCGCCCGCAGGCCGACCCGGTGGTGCGACAGGCGATGCTCGCGGCGCAGCCGCGCTTCGCCCACCATCGCTTCCGCCCCGGCCGCGCGCCGGGCACGCTGGCGCAGGAACGGCGGTTCGGCCGCGATCATCCGCCGGTGTCGCTGCTCATCCCGACCCGGCGGAGCAAGCTGCCCGGCGGGCGCACCGCCTATGTCGAGCGGCTGCTCAAGGCGCTCGTCGCCACCGACTGGCCGATGGACCGGCTGACCGTGATCGTCGGCGACGACGTCGCGGGCGAGCCGGCCTGGGCGAAGCGCGCCTGGCCCTTCGCGCTGCGCCGGATCGAGACGCCGCGCCGCGACGATGAGCCGTTCAACTATGCCGCGAAGATGAACCGGCTGTGGCGCGCCGCCGGGAGCGAGCAGATCGTGATGATGAACGACGATCTGCTTCCCACCGAACCCGGCTGGCTGAGGGCGCTGATCGGCTTCACGATGGACGAGGGCGTCGGCGGCGCCGGCGGGCGCCTGCTCTATGAGGACGGCCGGCTCCAGCATGCCGGCATTGGCCCGCTGTTCGGCGCGATCGCCCATGTCTGGGCGGGCCGGGAGACGGTCGCGGGCAGCTATCAGGACTGGGCGCTGGTCCAGCGCGAATGGTCGGCGGTGACGGGCGCGCTGTTCGCGACGCGGCGCTCGCTGATGGAGGAGGTCGGCGGCTTCGACGAGCAGTTCACGCTCGAATATAACGACATCGACCTCTGCCTGCGGCTGCGGGCGCTGGGCTATCGGATCGTCTGCACGCCGGAGGCGGAGATGGTCCATGCCGAGCGCGCCTCGCGCGGCGACATGCCCGCGGGCGGGGACCAATATGCCGCCTTCCACCAACGCTGGAAGCACTGGCTCGACGACGATCCCTCCTGGCATCCCGGCCTCAGCCGCGACAGTTTCGAGCTGATGCCGATCGACGATCCCCGCGCCTGGTATCGGTGA